One part of the Chryseobacterium sp. 7 genome encodes these proteins:
- a CDS encoding sugar phosphate nucleotidyltransferase: MSSKKTLLILAGGLGSRYKGLKQVDGILNNGSPILEYSIFDALEAGFQKVVIIVNRLIPESYIERLNGISKAKNFELHWVYQETDSIPISLEGFDYPDREKPWGTAHAVLCAKYSIQEPFVMINADDFYGKEAYQLAAHEINHHSISDAQLGMVAYPVGTTLSGNGAVARGICTLDAENYLIKVVEQTTIQRVNNSIIYIENGENIKLDPETLVSMNFFIFHPHIFCYLEAYFYDFIESDPLPNQEFYIPSAVQRMIDENRVKVKVKASPTQWMGVTYADDKKEIKDFLISEIKNNRYPEDLWS; this comes from the coding sequence ATGAGTTCTAAGAAGACCTTACTTATATTAGCAGGCGGATTAGGAAGCAGATACAAAGGATTGAAGCAGGTAGACGGAATACTCAATAACGGTTCTCCTATTCTGGAGTATTCCATTTTTGATGCTTTGGAAGCCGGTTTTCAAAAAGTGGTTATTATTGTCAACAGACTGATTCCTGAAAGTTATATAGAGAGGCTCAATGGTATTTCAAAAGCTAAAAATTTTGAACTGCATTGGGTGTATCAGGAAACGGACAGCATTCCTATTTCACTGGAAGGTTTTGATTATCCCGATCGTGAGAAGCCATGGGGAACGGCCCATGCTGTTCTTTGCGCCAAATATTCTATACAGGAACCGTTTGTTATGATTAATGCAGATGATTTCTATGGAAAAGAAGCTTATCAGCTGGCAGCGCACGAAATAAATCATCACTCTATTTCAGACGCTCAACTAGGAATGGTTGCCTATCCTGTAGGAACTACATTGAGCGGAAACGGTGCTGTAGCAAGAGGAATCTGTACTTTGGATGCTGAAAACTATCTGATCAAAGTAGTGGAACAAACTACGATTCAGAGGGTAAATAATTCAATCATCTATATTGAAAACGGAGAAAATATAAAATTGGATCCCGAAACACTGGTTTCCATGAACTTTTTTATTTTCCATCCTCATATTTTCTGCTACCTGGAAGCCTATTTTTATGATTTCATAGAATCTGATCCGCTTCCGAATCAGGAATTTTATATTCCTTCTGCAGTACAAAGAATGATAGACGAAAACAGAGTAAAAGTAAAGGTAAAAGCCTCTCCTACCCAATGGATGGGCGTTACTTATGCCGATGATAAAAAAGAAATTAAGGATTTTCTGATTTCAGAGATTAAAAACAACAGATACCCGGAAGATTTATGGAGCTAA